The Brassica oleracea var. oleracea cultivar TO1000 chromosome C7, BOL, whole genome shotgun sequence sequence GCCGGGATATATGATTTTGTCACTCGATTTGGGTCAGCAAATGAATCTGGCAGTTGATTAGCTAGCTTTTGAAGATGTATAATCTTTTGGACTTCCATATCACATTCTTTAGTCCGAGGATCTTGCCAAGATATTGATGGTCGAGACCATTCGATTTCTTTGCTCAACCGGCCGTTATGTCCCCCTAAGGTCGGATATGTGGACTCATCAAACTGTGAGTATGCATATCTGACCTTAAACAAATCACCGGTTGTTGGCTCTAGATACTTTATAATGCTTGGGGAGTCATATCCTACGTATATTCTCATCCTCCTTTGTGGTCCCATTTTCGTTCTCTGTGGTGGAGCAATTGGAACGTAGACGGCACATCCAAATGTTTTGATGTGGGACACGTCTGGCTCATGACCCGTGAGTAACTGGGATGGCGAATATCTATGCTCACTAGATGGCCTGATGTGAATCAATTCTGCTGCAAGTAATACGGCATGTCCCCACGCTGATACCGGGAGCTGAGACCGCATGAGCAATGGTCTGGCTATCAGCTGGATACGTTTAATAAATGATTCGGCCAAGCCGTTCTGTGTATGTACATGTGCCACGGAGTGTTCTACACTTACCCCCTTGGACATACAATAGTCATTAAACGTCTGGGACGTAAACTCACCAGCATTGTCTAGACGTATAGTATTTAAAGGAAAGTCTGGAAAGTGTGCTCTCAGTCTTATTATCTGAGCAAGCAGGCGTGCAAATGCCAAGTTCCGTGTGGACAGTAGGCAGACATGCGACCATCTGGTCGATGCATCAATCAGGACCATGAAATACCGAAAAGTCCCATTAGATGGGTGTATTGGTCCACATATATCTCCCTGAATCCTTTCCAGAAAATTTTTGATTTCCTTATTCACTTTGGCTGGTGAAGGCCTAGTTATGAGTTTCCCTTGTGCACATGCTGCACATGTGAGAATATTTGGGACAAATTGTTAGTACCGGGATGGCCAAGCCGGTTATGCCATAAAGTGAAATTGTCGCAGACATTAGCCTCGATCATACTGACCTTTGCATAGTATAGGCCAGTAGACATTGTAGGTAAGGTTTCTAGGATCCTTTTATAGCCTTTGGTGATCGAAATTATGTTAAGAAATTCTTTATTTCCTTCTTCCCATGTTTCAAGATGGAAACCATTCAATCTTATGTCTTTGAAACTCAATAAGCTTCTTTTAAAGCTTGGGGAATACAAGGCATTTTTGATCTCTAGATGAGTGCCCTTAGGCATCAACACATACGCCTGACCGTGACCTTCAATCAGGCCGGCTACACCTGCAATGGTGTGTACGTTTGCACTTTGCATTGTGAGATTTATGAAATATCTTTTGTCTCTAAGTATTGTATGACTTGTGCCACTATCCACCACGAGTATGCTCATCTCGTCATTCATTTCTTTAAATAAGATTTCATTTCTCAGAGACTCCAAAACTTTCATTTATTTAAAGTTGCAGAGCACCAAAATTAAAAACACCAAAACAATCATAAAACAATCAAAAAGCAATAAAACAAGTCGTATCGAAAAATTTAGTCTTTGAGACAATCAGAAGTCTCAAAATCCATCAGATCGTCATTTGCAACATCGGATTCTCTATCAGCCTCATATCCAGAATCATGGACCATATGAGCCTCCAGGTTCTTGTCCTTAATACTTTCTTGGTAGAGCTCACATAAGTGCTTAGGAGTTCTACAATTCTTGGCCCAATGGTTGCTTATCCCACATCTGTGACAAACGGATTTGGTCGAGTAAGACGGTTTGGATATGCCGCCTCGACCTCGGCCATAACCGCCTCGGCCACGGCCGGGATTGGAACCACGACCACGGTTATTGTGGTTTCCTTTCCAGTCGGCCAAGTATCTATCTCGGCCGTTCGAGTAATTTTCACGGTTCCTGTATCCACCTCGGCCTTTGCCGTGTGATCTCTTATCATTCTGGATGTAATTGCACTCGTTGGGATTTTTCTTTTCAACTTCATTGGCCTCTGGTCATGGGGCTGTACCAACAGGTCTAGCTTCACTGTTCTTCATCAGGAGCTCATTGTTTGCCTCGGCCAGTAGCAGGCACGAGATCAGATCAGTGTATGTGGCGAAGCCTTTCATTCTGTTCTGCTGCTGCAGTATTATGTTCGATGAATGAAATGTAGAGAATGTTTTCTCAAGTAACTGCTCTTCTTCGGTTACTACTTCACTACAAAGTCTCAGCATCGAGACCGTCTTAAACAAGACCGAATTGTACTCATCCACTGACTTATAATCCATGAATCTTAGATTCTTCCAGTCATTTCTAACCTTTGGGAGTAACACCGTTTTCTGGTGATCATATCTATGCTGTAAGGCATCCCAAAGCTCTAGTGGATTTTCCATCGTAATGTACTGATCTTTTAGACATTCAATGAGGTGATGACGTATAATACTTATAGCCATGTACCGATTCTTATCAGTCTCATTGTTGCCCTTGATGATTGTATCACCAAGTCCTTTTGACCTTAAGCTGATCTTTGTATCTAGCGCCCACTGCAAGTAGTTATCTCCGGAGAGATTAAGGGCTGCGTAGTCTCTATTTGAGATTTTCGACATCTGAATCACATCATCATTTCAATTTAGGTTCACAATGTGATCATGTGGCTGCATGGTATATTAACAAGCTCGGCCACAAACTTGTCTTATGCATCTATGAAAAACAATCAATCTAATCGACCATGGTGCGAACAATCAAGTCACACGGCCATGTAGTCAAGCAATAGGATCGGACATGTAAATCTAATTTGACCATGGTGCGAACAATCCTAATATATGATTCTACATGTACCAGAGAGATTAAGGCCACACGGCCATATGTATTTTCAATGCAATCAGATTTGAATTCGTATGTTTTCTATATGCTGGTCGATTTTTAAACAATACGAATGCAATTCAATTCAGATTTAGATGTAATGCAAACAACCTTAGCAATTTGATTTATGAATTTAGGGTTTCAACTTTAAAACTAAGGCTGCCGGTTTTAATTAAGGTTTCAAGGCCTTTAGGATTCAAGTTCTATATCAGATTACTTCAATCAATCTAACAATCCTAAAACCTCAGATCAACAAACATTCAATCAATTAAAATCGGATTCAGTCCTTTAGGGTTTAGGGTTTCGATTCCAAAACTTAGGGTTTCTCAAATTCAAATCAGGAACAATCAATTTTAAGTTCTAAGGAATCGATTTCTATGTTACTAGTCATAAGATTGTCGATTTTTAGATTGTAGGTTTAGGGTTTTGATCAAGGACAAAGTTTCCATAATAATGGATTAAGGTTTTGATTAATCTAGGTTCTCAGATCAAGTTATACCTTTGTTTCGTAGAGGTTTAGAACTGGACCATCTTTAGAGAGAGAGAGAGAACGAACGGAAGCAATCGGGTCGCGGATGGGTGTAGACGCGAGCTGGGGACGATCGCGGGCTGTCTCGGGTGCGAGTCTCTCGGACGCGGGCCGTGTCGGGTGCGATCGCGTCTCGGGTTTGATTGCGGGCTGGACAGGTTCTTCTGAGCTGGGACGTGAGCTGAGAACATCTAGGATTCAAGAGGGATCGTCTGAGTTCTTGGATGAACTAAGAACGTGTCTAGGGTTTTAGGTGTGGTCGCCGGTTTTGGCTTTTAGGGTTTAGAGGTTTTGATTTTTTTTTTTTTTTGTCTCAGGGATCTAGAGACTATCGTGCTGATAACGTGTTGTAAAAGAACGGGGAATTGTCTGTGTTTTATTAATGAACAATAGAGGTTCCTTATATAGGAATTACAAAGTATAGGAAAAATAAAATTATCCAAAACCTAATACAACATGAAATAGGAAAAGATCTAAAACAAAAAAGGAAAACGTCCTAAGACTAAGACGGTCTAAACCGACCGTCTCTCTCTCCTCGGACGACCACCTCTCTCTCTCCTCCTTTGGCCATGGCTTGGGCCTTGTCTTGGTCAGTGGTTATGGGTCATCCACTTAATGATTTATAACACGTTTAAAGGCGTGCGGGTCCGTTTAAAGCTTTTTAGGCATGCCGGTTGGTGGTAAATTTACATCCTCCCTCGAAACCTATTACACAATAAATTATGTCAATTTTACTATGAAGCCCTAGTTTTTTACTTATATAAATAGAGATACACATCTCTTTATCATGAGGATCTTCTCTTCTCCATTTTAGACCTATAACACTTCTTACAAAGAGTTTATAGATTCTTAGATTTACTTTACACTTGTAATCATACATGTAATACAATATTTGATCAATAAACTCTTTTTGATGTTCATTTTCCATTTGATTTCTATATTGATTTCTCTTAAGCTTCAAGAATCTAAGAAATTTATTTCTTAAACTCTTCATTGTATGAATCCGACAAACACACCGTTTTCGGTTCAAACAATGCGCGGGTTCGAGTTAATGCTCTCCAAGATGCAGTAACTCATTGGGTATCTGTTCTGATTCCAAATCGCTGGTGTCTTTGCTTCGCTCCAACCGAAAATGCAACTCCATTCAAGAGATCATCTATGATATTCATATGCTCCGTAACTCTCTATCTTTTGTCTCCTTTAACATCGTACTCAGACTTTTGAATGCTGAGGCTGATGCCCTCGCTAAAGCGGGTTTGTATGATCTTGCTCACACTGCCGTTGCAGCTATGTAAACTCTCTCTAATTTAATGAAGGTTCGTTTAAAAAAAAAGGCATGCGGGTTCGATTAGTTGAGTTTTTGGTGGTTCTATTTGACTAAAATTTTGCTTTATTAAATAAAATAAAAGTTTAATTCGGTTTTCAGTTAGTTCGATTTCAAAAATTACTATAAACTTATCCGAAGTTTTTGAATTAGGTGAAATTCCGGTTAAAATTGGTTACAATTTCTAAAATTTTTGGTTAAATCCAGTTAATTCAGTTATCTTAATTCACATTTTGGTTAGTTTTTTTTTTTCACTTTGGTTTGGAATTTTGGTTAAGATTAGTATTATTTGATTAAAATAAAAAAATTAGAAAATCAAACCGGCCTGAAAACCGATTTAAAAAAATTGCCAGATCAAACCGGAACTCCTAACCGAACTGATCCAAAATCCAAACATTTCAGCTTGGTTCGGTTCAACAAGTTCGGTTTTGTTTAACAACTACAAGCCTCGTCCCAATTGAATACAGCGGAGCATGGTCTGGTTATGATTTGTGGTTCACGTTTAAAACCAAACCGGTTTAGGGTACTAACATAGATGGAGACGGAAAAGAGACGACGTACAATTTGCAAAAACGACAAACCATCATCAGTCTCTCTTACCTAACAGCATCTCTAGCTTCCTCTCCCCCTCACGTGTCCTCTCCGCGAAAGACAGAGTTGCTGTATGGTTGCATTAAGAAAATATACGGATTCATTCTCAAATTTCATCCTCAAACGAAAACCAAGTTACTTGTGTGACAATCATTAACCACTACACTGATCGGTGAAAACCTAAACCTATAGAGACAGAGAGATCTGAAGAATGATGAATGCGGTGAAGAGTCGGATTCAGTTCGCAATGTCGTGGATTCGCCGGCAGCCACCGAAGGTAAAGGCGTTTCTCGCTGTGGTTTCGGCAATGGCGGTCCTCGTCTTCCTCAGGGTGATTGTCCATGACAACGAATACCTTTTCTTGGCTTCCGAGGCCGTCCATGCCACGGGAATCTCCGTTCTTATATACAAGCTCACCAAGGAGAGGACTTGCGCTGGTTCATTGATTCTGATCCTTTCTTTTGATCCTTGTGATCGTATAGTTGTCTAATGATATTGGCATTTTGGTGATATTCAACAGGGTTATCTCTCAAGACGCAGGAGCTCACGGCTTTGTATCTGGGGGTTCGATTGTATTGTAGTTTTGTAATGGAGTTTGATCTTCACACGTTACTTGATTCTGCTGCTTTCTTCACCACTCTTTGGGTCATCTATATGATCCGTCTCAAGCTTAGAGCTACGTACATGGAGGATAAAGACAATTTTGTAATCTACTACGTTGTAAGTTAATATAAATTAACTCTTTGTGTCTAAAAACTTGTGTAAATGTAAGATTTCTTGGAGTGCAATCAAGAGGGTTTCCTCTTTTTAACTCTATATGCATGAGATTGTTTATTGATTTGAGTTCTTTTGAGAAACTTTGATACCAATGTAATGTTTGTTGTGAGAACTCTTTGTTTGTTTGTTTTTCAGGTAGTCCCATGTATTGTTGTATCTTTCCTCATACACCCGTCAACACATCACCACATCATAAACAGGCTCTTTTGGGCACTTTGTGTTTATCTTGAAGCTGTTTCAGTTCTTCCCCAGTTAAGAGTCATGCAGAACACTAAGGTATATTATTCATTTCTGTGCTATTTTTAAAAATAATACAAAAACAAGTTGTGTCTGAATCTTCCTTGAACGCTTTATGTCTTCATGTCAGATCGTGGAACCATTCACAGCACATTACGTGTTTGCTCTGGGAATCGCTAGGTTCTTGAATTGTGCACACTGGATCCTTGAGGTTCTTGCATTACACACTACAAATATAATTAAACTCTTTTCTATTTTTTTTACTCGTTGCAGTTTGTGAAAGATGATTTGAAACGAGTGTAGGTGTTGGATACGAGAGGGGGGTTACTGACCGCATTAGGGTATGGAACCTATGGACTATGGCCTTTCATGGTCATTCTCTCTGAAATCATCCAAACCTTCATTCTTGCAGATTTCTGCTATTACTATGTTCAGAGGTAAATAACTTTTTCCTTTTATATAGACACTATTGTTGAAAAGGTTTGATTATCTAACAGTTTGGAACTTTTTTCTGTTCTTGGGAACAGTTTAATGGGTGGACAGCTCGTCCTTCGTCTCCCGTCTGGTGTGGTCTAAGAAGCTTTGCAAAACTGATTGCTTTGAGCTTTCAGAGGTTTTCATGATTAGAGATTTTGAGATATATAATTTAATACTTTTGTTAGCAAAGATGCATTAACTAGAGTTAGTTTTCCATAATGATGTTTAATTCGGATTTCATTGGTGATGACGTTTTGAGTCGGAGATTATATAGTTTGTCACACAAAGCTTAGAGTTCAAAATGAAATGAATATCGCCATATTGTTCTCTAAAGTGTGAATTCCGTTTTGGTTAATTGAGTATAGAAAGTGCAGAGCTGTGAATACAGTTTATTGGCTGAAACTGAGAAGCTACTTGATACCGTTGACATATCTGCTAGAATTAATCTTGAAATTCACAAACTTAATATAGCTCTCTTATTCTCCTCTCTCTTCATCATCAAACAGTTTGTAATATTTGTATGGAAAGATATACATATAATTTAATTTAGAGAAACTAGAATGACTCTAAACAATCATGAAATAACTAGAATAACTCCTATAAATTTGAAATTACTAGAATAACTTTCAGAACATTGAAATTTACGATTTTGCCATTATTAATAATTATACCAAAATTGAAAAAAAAAGAAATAAAGAATTTACCTTTTGTCGGGGTTCGACAACGACAGAAACACAAACCCTCTCCTTGTCATCTCCGTCATCTCCATCTCCGACCCTCTCTTTTCCATCACAAAACCTCTCCTGGTCGTCTCCGTCATCTCCATCTCCGACCCTCTCTACTCCGTCCCGAGAAACCCAAATCGTTTTTGTCTCAGTCACATCCGCCTTTGTCTCCGTCTCCTTGTTTCTGGACAAACCCAAATCGATTTCGGCTCAGTCACATCCGGCTTTAGTTGCAGCTTACTCTAATCCGTGAGTCTTTAATCTATGCTATTCGAGTTTTTGTTATTGTTTATTAGTTGATTCCAAGTAAAAAAATTGGAACCCTAATTCCCAATTTCTTCTAAACTTCAAATTTCAAATCAATTTAATTAAAAAACGTGAGATTTGTGAAAGATTCTATTTGATTGTTTGAAATTGTTTCCTTTTCGGGTCTGATGTTTTCATCGGATAGTAATATTGCTTCTTTTTTTTTGTAGGTATGGCTTCTTCTTCTGGTGCAAGAAAGTATCCGAAAAGGCTGTATGATGTTGATAAAACCCCAATTCAGAGTAGGAGCATGAACCATAGTTGTTTTTTGGCCAACATTCAAACGGTGCTAGAAGCTGTCGGGGATGATGTTGTGTCTGAGTTGAGGGAATCAGCTGTTGGAGTGATTCTGAAGCTAAAAGAGTTGGAATACACTTGGTCTGCTTCCTGCGTTCACCATTTTCTCGCCAATCAATTGGCTATCGACAACATTCATGAGATGTGGTCCTTGATAGATTGTATGCCGCTGCGGTTTTCTTTGTACGAGTTTGGAGAGATTACGGGGCTAAATTGTGATCCTTTCGACAAGAATGAGATTTGGGATGTGGAGCATGAAAGTTTTTGGCTGGAGATGAACGTGCCCACATCAGAAGGACCTACATTGAAAGAGCTACAAGCCCTTTTTCCTATTTGCAGAAACTGGTCTCGAGAGAAGCGAGTGATGATAGGTTTGTTGTGTCTGCTATGCATTGGGATATTTGGAATTTCAAGCAACAGCAGAATCCCTTTACATTGTGCTAAAAGAGTGATGGATCCAGCAGCTTCCCAACGATATCCATGGGGAAGTGTAGGATTTACCAGCCTTCTTGAGTCTATTAAAGTACTCACCTATGATGGAAAGAAGAGTTACACACTTCATGGTTGTGTTCGTGAGCTCTTAATATGGGTTTTTGAGTTTGTCCCTGGTTTAGGAGAGAAATTTGGGAATCGGAGAGAAGGTGCTGGTGTCCCTCTTCTGTCATGGCGGGGATCTCGTCCGCGTATCAACTTCTCAGATTTCTGTGCCCAAGAAAAGAGAACATATCAGAAGGTATGTAGAGAAGTATTAATTTTCTGTAATTAAATTTAAATTATTTTTTAACTAATCATGTATATTACACATGTTCGTGTGAGACACATGGTTGAGAAGCCAATAGAGGATAGATATCCGAAGTGGGAAGATAATAAAGTACATACTGAGCTGGATAACATGATTCAGGACATCCTCAAAGGTCAGCTTGATGAAAAGTATTGGGAAGTAATGCCTGCTACGAAATCGACAAAGAGAAAAAGTCACGTGAACCCACCTTGTGTTCTAGATACCATGGATGTGGGTCCTTCTACTAAGCGAAAGAAGGACACAGAACATGTCAACGGTTGCCACACATCAGAAACGGTATGTAGCTATCATTTTGAATGAACATGATATTTCTGAACAGTGGCTTAATTTTTCTTTTGTTCTGTGAATTGCTTATAGGTTGTAGCTCACAACATCGCCATACTTGGGTTGGTTGAGTCGGTGAAGAACCTGACTGCATTGATGGAATAGATGTTACTGTAGCTGACAAGGTTAGCGAGAAACTGGACGCAACCATACAAGCTAAAGTGGATGCTATGGTGGGTTTATATAAGGATGAGGTAATGATGAAGATTGCCATGTTGGTGGAAGACGTAAAGAATCTTAAAGAGAAGGCTGGTGTCAACATTCCTATCGATGTAGCTAACTCCAATGATCACAACTCCATTGTGCAAGAAGAGGATGATGCTTCTAGCAATGACTTGGTATGTTTTCTGAGACTCATCTTCTCTGTTAATTTGTTAATATCACTAACACTTGTATTCTATTACACAGTCATGGATGCTTCAGAAGAAGATAAATTCACAAGATGGTTTACCAATCGAATGTGTTGTTAATTAAAAAGGAGAAAAAGAAGACGATGGTGAAGCAGGAGCGTAAGACCAGTGATGTGAAAAATAAAGGGAAGAAAGCTGAAGTGCCAGTGAAGAAAGTGAAGAAGGAGAAAGCAATTGTCATCCCAGAACTAAATGACAAATCTATTTCTTCAGGAGATTGGAAGAATTATTTGGAGTGGGAAAAGAGTGATAAGTGTAGACAAGTGATGCAAGGACTTGCTTCAACTTTGGAGAAAGTAAAGGTCACACGAAAACCCCACTTGACAAAGACTCAACTATGGCCGTTTGTAGGGAACTCAACTGTCAAGCGTATAATTACTGGTGTCACTCCATCTACGGTGTCATACGACCCATTTGCTAAAGTTGAGTCACAGAAATTGGTGAAAGTTATGGACTTTGTTAAGCGAGATTTGTAAGTGTCTTCTCTTGCCTCTAATATTCTCTTCCATCCTATTTCTTCTTATATATATGGTGCTTGAATGCTCTGTTTTAGGGAACAAGAGGAATCTGGATATGGTGAGTTTTGCGCTCAGTTTTACTTAAAGATAATGGTGCCAAGAGATGCGTGGCCAACAGATAAGTACGGCTGGCTGTCTGACTCGGTGAGTTTTCTAAACTGATTATCG is a genomic window containing:
- the LOC106305053 gene encoding putative ER lumen protein-retaining receptor C28H8.4 → MMNAVKSRIQFAMSWIRRQPPKVKAFLAVVSAMAVLVFLRVIVHDNEYLFLASEAVHATGISVLIYKLTKERTCAGLSLKTQELTALYLGVRLYCSFVMEFDLHTLLDSAAFFTTLWVIYMIRLKLRATYMEDKDNFVIYYVVVPCIVVSFLIHPSTHHHIINRLFWALCVYLEAVSVLPQLRVMQNTKIVEPFTAHYVFALGIARFLNCAHWILEVLDTRGGLLTALGYGTYGLWPFMVILSEIIQTFILADFCYYYVQSLMGGQLVLRLPSGVV
- the LOC106302872 gene encoding uncharacterized protein LOC106302872, producing MASSSGARKYPKRLYDVDKTPIQSRSMNHSCFLANIQTVLEAVGDDVVSELRESAVGVILKLKELEYTWSASCVHHFLANQLAIDNIHEMWSLIDCMPLRFSLYEFGEITGLNCDPFDKNEIWDVEHESFWLEMNVPTSEGPTLKELQALFPICRNWSREKRVMIGLLCLLCIGIFGISSNSRIPLHCAKRVMDPAASQRYPWGSVGFTSLLESIKVLTYDGKKSYTLHGCVRELLIWVFEFVPGLGEKFGNRREGAGVPLLSWRGSRPRINFSDFCAQEKRTYQKPIEDRYPKWEDNKVHTELDNMIQDILKGQLDEKYWEVMPATKSTKRKSHVNPPCVLDTMDVGPSTKRKKDTEHVNGCHTSETVVAHNIAILGLVESVKNLTALME
- the LOC106302873 gene encoding uncharacterized protein LOC106302873, with product MKIAMLVEDVKNLKEKAGVNIPIDVANSNDHNSIVQEEDDASSNDLEKKKTMVKQERKTSDVKNKGKKAEVPVKKVKKEKAIVIPELNDKSISSGDWKNYLEWEKSDKCRQVMQGLASTLEKVKVTRKPHLTKTQLWPFVGNSTVKRIITGVTPSTVSYDPFAKVESQKLVKVMDFVKRDLEQEESGYGEFCAQFYLKIMVPRDAWPTDKYGWLSDSDKKKIEVSDMYIKAFNGEYPEQFVTGKKWYEDVDTLFLCHHVNGDHWVALRIDLQKFTIHVYDSIPSVVKEHDLKNITSNTFSTPRVRMIFINSASCFLVANQRVIISQIDSRR